ACCTGAAAGCGAGGCCCTTCATGCCCGATATACTGAACCTTGACCCGGAACTGGCCGCAAAGGCCGACGCGCTCTTTCACGAACTGGGGCTGGATCTGCCCACGGCCGTACGGCTTTTTCTGCTGCAATCGCTGAGGGAAGGCGGCCTGCCCTTCACTCCGCGCCTCACCGCGCCCTCGGCCATGCGCGAAAAACATGCCGAGGCGCCCCTGCCGCAGGAAGAACCCGGCCATGAGGAAAACAGGACGGACACGCCCTGCATAAAGGAAGAACCCCGTCTCGACGCGGACATGCCCTCCGCTCCCGCCCCGGAAGAGAACCTGCGTTCCCTGCCCGAAACGGAGGAAGAAGAATCCGGGAGGGACCTCCCGGCCGACGCCGGAGAAAGCGGTTTCCCCGGGGAAGAGGAAGAACTGCCTGCCGCCGGAAACGACGGTGAAGCGCCCTCTCCCACCGCCGCGGCCGAAGCCCCCTTCGCCCCCGGCGGAAGTGACGAACTGCGTCGTGCCTTTGCCTCCGCGCACCTCATCGGCGCGCCGCTCCGGCGCATCCGTTCCCTGAACCGTCTGTACGCCATAGGCGAAAGAAATCCCCATGTGCAGGGCTGGCGCGAGGTGTACGTTTCCGGCGACGAGCCCTTTGCCCTCGATTTCGGCGCCGTGCGCGTGGAACTCGGTTTCCACGGCGGGGCAGCCTGCGCATGATGGACGGCCGCCTGCCCGACAAGGTGCTCGAAGCCGACGCCGTGTATCCGCGCGATCTGAGCGCCGTGTTCTCCTCCGTCATCGGGCAGCCGCTGGCGGACGTATCCAGCACCCGCACCTGGGACGACGGGCAGGAACGGGAACAGCTTCGCCTGCATTTCGCCAACGGCTGCACCCTCACCTTTGCTCCCGGCAAGGACTGGGGGGCGCTCTGGCTTTCCGACGCGCACGGTTCCGTCATGTTCGCGCCCGACGCGGTATGGCTGCGCGTGCTGGACGACCGAGCCTGGAACGGCCTGCGCTAGATCTCTGCAGTTTCTGCCTGCCGGCAGGGCCGGACGCTCCGGTCCATTGACCGGAACGGATTAAATGAGTATCTCTGGGAAACTCTATACCCTCAGAGGAATCTTCTATGGAAAAAAATTTTGCGGAAGTGGAGCATAAATTTTCCGAATATCTCAAGCAGAAAGGCCTTCGCGTCACGCCTCAGAGGCTGAAGATTCTGGAGGCCTTTCTCAACGCCGACGACCATGTGTCCATGGAAGAGCTTTTTCTGCTGGTCCGCAGCAGGGACAACACCGTCGGGCAGGTTACGGTGTACCGCACCCTCAAGCTGCTCTGCGAGGCGGGCATAGCCTCGGCCGTGAACTTCGAGGAAGGCATGGTGCGCTACGAACCCCTGGGAATGCATCATCACGACCATCTGGTCTGTGAAAAATGCGGCAGAAAAATAGAATTCATCAACGACGCCATTGAAGAACTTCAGGAAAAGGTCTGCCGCGTGCACGGCTTCATTCCCACCTCGCACCACATGGTGCTTTACGGCGTCTGCTCCGACTGCCGCAAAAAGGCCTGACCATGGAAAAGCTTTCCGTATGCACCCGTTCCCGGGAGGAAATGATCGACGTCACCCCCCTTCTCCGCAAGGCCGTTGCCGAACACGGCTGGGAAGACGGCGTTCTTGTGGTCTTCTGCCCGCACACCACCTGCGGACTCACCGTGAATGAAGGCTTCGACCCCGACGTGGCGGGCGACATCACGCGCTTTTTCCACACGCGCATCCCGCAGGACGACCATTTCCGCCACAGCGAAGGCAACGCCGACGCCCACATCAAGGCCAGCCTTTTCGGTTCCTCCCTGCAGCTCATTGTGGAGGAAGGCAGCATGTGCCTCGGCACATGGCAGGCCGTATGGCTTTTTGAAGGCGACGGCCCGCGCAGCCGTCAGCTCTGGCTGAAGTGGCTCAAGGCCTGAATCCCCTTCAGCCCGGTACCGTTTTCCGGCGGCGTGCGCCGCAGGAAAAAACGCCGTTCCCCGCACCGGAATCATTCCCGTGCGGGGAACGGCGTTTAATCCCCCGGAAAGCCGCAGAGCATATCTTCGCAGAACCTGGCGCGTGCCGCGTACGCCGCGGCCGGAACGCCCCTTTTTCAGAACGCGGAAGGCCTGACC
This genomic stretch from Mailhella massiliensis harbors:
- a CDS encoding secondary thiamine-phosphate synthase enzyme YjbQ — translated: MEKLSVCTRSREEMIDVTPLLRKAVAEHGWEDGVLVVFCPHTTCGLTVNEGFDPDVAGDITRFFHTRIPQDDHFRHSEGNADAHIKASLFGSSLQLIVEEGSMCLGTWQAVWLFEGDGPRSRQLWLKWLKA
- a CDS encoding Fur family transcriptional regulator; protein product: MEKNFAEVEHKFSEYLKQKGLRVTPQRLKILEAFLNADDHVSMEELFLLVRSRDNTVGQVTVYRTLKLLCEAGIASAVNFEEGMVRYEPLGMHHHDHLVCEKCGRKIEFINDAIEELQEKVCRVHGFIPTSHHMVLYGVCSDCRKKA
- a CDS encoding type II toxin-antitoxin system RelB/DinJ family antitoxin, yielding MPDILNLDPELAAKADALFHELGLDLPTAVRLFLLQSLREGGLPFTPRLTAPSAMREKHAEAPLPQEEPGHEENRTDTPCIKEEPRLDADMPSAPAPEENLRSLPETEEEESGRDLPADAGESGFPGEEEELPAAGNDGEAPSPTAAAEAPFAPGGSDELRRAFASAHLIGAPLRRIRSLNRLYAIGERNPHVQGWREVYVSGDEPFALDFGAVRVELGFHGGAACA